Part of the Periophthalmus magnuspinnatus isolate fPerMag1 chromosome 18, fPerMag1.2.pri, whole genome shotgun sequence genome is shown below.
TGttgctttgaaggtggtaattagtattttgaagtgaattctctgttttatggggagccagtggagttgtTGTAGGACGGGGCTGATGTGGTGGACAGTGGGGGTCCGTGTTATGACCCGGGCTGCAGAGTCTGAAGGAGTTACAGTTTCTGGACGGATTTATTGGGGAGAAATCAATGTGGGAAGTTACAAGGCTGTGGACTAGAACGGCAGTGGTCCCATGATCCCACGCTCCGATTCCGGTCCTGTCCATGCCTTGGGGAAGGATGGACAGTTGAGTCGTTGATGTTGATTGAGAAGCCGTTAGATTTGGAGAGAGTGGATGGGGTGCCTACTAGGAGGACTTCTGTTTTGGAACTGTTTAAACagaactctgcttcaaattcacccctatacctgctctagccttgatgagcttcatttggagctgaagctgtgggtgatgtcacaatcagtccacttctttatacagtttatacatAAATTAGACTTGAGTACTCAtaagtgctaatgctaatggctaTAGAACAGAATACAGGCCACTGGCTCTGGTGTTCTCAAATCTTCCCAGACTAGCCAAGTTGCTAAGTGGATGGTAGCATTAGCATGGTACGCTTCTCCTTCCCAGCATCACGGCTCTGCAAAGCTTGTATCATTGTCTTGTATCATTGTCTTGTATCATTGTGGTTAAGACTTATTTCTTCCATGTTTGTTCCACAGATCAGAAGTGCTGGGATGATGAGTTCTGTAAAGACAGTCTTCCTTATGTCTGTGAGAGGAAGTAGCTCCACAAACATAAACCCTGATTTAAGCACAACTCCAATCAACTccatcagtttttctttttcctgcTGAGGCTTAAAGGCGTGAGAGGGTCcgatgggagaggaggaggtgaggtcTGCTCTGAGGTCCTTGTacctcacacagacctggaggaACGGATTTGAAAGATGCTTTGACTTCACTGTTCTTTTTCTGTCAAATGTGATTAAAACGCTCAAGCATTCAAACAtgttatgtcatttttttttcagtcccaGGACTAAAATCTGAATGAATATTTGAATATCATGTAATGGTTTTGATGTGGTCAGAACCTGCTTCTGTCCTCTATGGCTCTGAGAAGAAATACATATGTTGATAACGTTTTATAacaactgcactaaaaaaacacaaagaaagacTTGAGTCATAATGAgcaaatattttattaagaaGGATTCAGGGTTCATAACTGTCTTAAAGTGGTACATGTATTTTCCTCACCCAAAAAGGTGTAAATatcaaccacagactgtataaagaagtgactgagtctgacgtcacccacagtgttcagctccaaatgaggctcatcgaggctcgagcAGGTATATGAGAtgatttggagccaagttttgtATTTGAAATTCTGATCATGAgagtcatagcaaccaaagagccaatcaggagtgaggctgttgaaggtaacgccctgtGGTTAGCAACAAttgccgtgtcccaatttgacagTTGCACACTTTCCTTCGTGTCCTTCTATATCTCATCATGCATCACTTCTTCTACaggagaaaatggagtccgctgctgCGACggaatacacttttaaatgtaagtactggtgtccctcacctacaacagtgctACATGAAACtgctaaaatgtgaataaaaatcagcaataaaaaaacagctgctaggcgacgtaacgtaagcgGCAGTAATGTAAGCGCACCTACAGTCCCAGTTCAGTAAGGCCTTTGCGGTCCACGGAGGAGTACACCTTTGTCGACCGGGCCCTTCGAACGGAGCAGCCGTTGAACTGGGACACGgtaactgtcaatcaaacctttttgctaacactagtgagaGTCAccaaggcatctgatttgtctgttataatgttcatatctcgatatctcctgtttggaacgtagcagctagcacgttagctacgtccatttatataaacagtctatgtttttaaaccaaGTGAGGACAGAAAAATCCATAATATATCTTTAACTGGAATTAAGCGTAGAAATAATCAAGGCCCCTGTGTTTCCCTCATTTTTAACATGTGGACTAAAGTACGGGAACACTTCTCCTTTAAAATCTGCTTCAGTAAAAGAGTACATATGAGCTTTATCCATCACATTGTAAAAAGACAGCAGCCCTTCGTCGTAATCTAAAAACACCCCCACCTTCTGCGGCTTGTGCTTCAGCTGCacaaagacagggggcgctgtcaggGCTGCATACTTATCCCCCTCATAGTGCACTATAGCCCAGTACCCTTCGTCTGGGCTCAGTGTTAGCTTCCCTTTGCGGTTAGCTTTAGCCAATGCTACGCCCAGGTCCCAGCCGCTCTTGCCCCCGACCTGCACTTCCCAGTAGGCCCTGGAGCCGCTGTCCTGCCCCTCAGACCCCAGGATGCTCCCGAAAACATCAAATCTCTTCACATCGTCGCTGACTTCCTGCTCTGTTTCTCCGTCGATCACTTCTTTTTGGTCTTTGGACAGAACCAGGCGTTTGTGGCTTGAGTTCGGGTCGAGGGTCACATCCACTGCCAAagagaggtcaaagttcaagtgCTTTATTTGGCATTAAGGTTAAGTAGATAAGTTCTTCGTCACTTTTTGAGTTGAGAGGAAAGTTTTTcaccttctctccatctcctggAGTCACCGTGTTGGTTTTCTTGGTTTTGGCTCATCACTATCGTTAAAATGTATGTACGAGTCAAAAGCCCACGTTTACAAGGAACTAGAagacacttttgttttgtaagaTATTAAATTAACACCAGGTAACTTTGTggcttccatggaaacagacatttaaaaccacacttgtgaacattctccatagagatagatgttttataccatactgtggattattagacccaaaaggaacaacatttccatggaaacaagcagaaggacgccttcctccaggccaaataagagtcaggtttgtggagcggtgtttctgtgtttttcagtgcaataacaaCATCCAAAAGTGGGGCTTAACTAAAAACCTGGTCTATTTTATCTTAATACATCAGTTaaaatgtctttgtgaaaatataataaagaaTGTGCATTTTCCTATGGTTCATGTCTCTCTTCATTCAGTTCTCATTATCTGCAGTTCTTAGATTGGGCTCACGGTGGCGTAGCACAACAATAATGTCTGTGCTCCACTCGGGTCAATGGGGAATTTAGTTTAGTAGTGACGCTTCCTCTCACTTACCAAAAATATATTGGATCCCGAGTATTCAAAGGACTCACCTGCAAATTCCGTAATCCTCTTGAGTTCTacaaagaaaatcaaacaaacctttagtgaaaaacatgaataaacatgATTTTGAGGTTGTTCTGAGTCTGTGCGTGCTTGTATCGTACCCAGAGCCGTGAGCTTGTCCAGATGACCCTGAATCTGCTCCATCGCTGCAGCTGTAATTTTTCTTAAAGAGCCAAAATTTATGCAAGTGTCCAGCTCCACGGCCGCCCAGTCTTTGACCCCAGGTTCTTTTACGGAAGGATATTTCTTCATcatcaagaaaaacaaaaacgaaaAGTCAAACTAATGCAGCTATTCCTGCCAGACACCCCAAAAGATCCCCAAAAGACCCCAGCAGACCCCAGAAGATTCCAACAGACCCGAGAAGACCCCAAGAGACCCCAAAAGACTCCAGAAGATCCCAAAAGCCCCCAACAGACCACAGAAGACCCTAAAAGACTCCAGAAGATCCCAAAAGCCCCCCAAAAGCCCCCAACAGACCACAGAAGACCACAAAAGGCTCCAGAGGATCCCAAAAGACCCCAACAGACTACAGAAGACCCCAACAGGCCCCAAAAGACCCCAGAAGATCCAAAAAGACCCCCAAAAGATCCCAACAGACGAGAGAAGACTCCAGAAGGTATCAAAAGACCCCAGAAGATCCCAAAATAGCCCAGAAGACCTCAAAAGACCCCAAAAGACCCCAAAacctggtctctgagagttgtggaaAGCTCTTCTAAACCCATCGtggtgaatagttaggatgttctgatgcataaggtcagtgaccTTGGACCATTAccaactgtttcaaatgaactagttctatttttcacatttttaagacactcAAAATCAGCTACACCTCCTTAAGAAGATCTCACTGATCACTGACAATTCCAAATAACTATATTTAGATCTTGATTAAACTCCGGTTAAGTTTGACTTCTTGGTTTGACTGAAAATCATCGCAAAACGAGGCTAAAACTTGTGTTGTCGCTATGGACGCTCAGATCTGATGCTTTTGTCAGATATCGGAGCTGATACTGAAACatttgctggatcagatatcggcttgCAGATATCGGtccagtcgatatcctggttggacacataaactgatgtaataagataATTTACAGGTCGTAGTCGGAGCAGAACTTTTATTCATgcaaagttgttctgttgttacttgagagagaaataacatctacataacacatttggatcactttaatcttattttattttcgtttaaaggaaataaaagctgtttttagtctctggtatcggttgatatcagcAGATACTTTAAGCTTTagtatcagtatcggtatcgTAACTGAAAACCCTGGATTGGTGCCTTGTTCTCACCTGCAGAAACAGCACATGATCCTCAAACGCAGATATGTGATTGAGTTCGCTGATGGTCATCTCCAGCGCGGTCACTTCGGTCTGCAGTGTCTCACACAGATCAGTGGCCTCCTGGGTCAGAcgctgcctcctctcctccaccggTCTGAGCGCGTTGGCCTGAGCCGCTTCTAATGCGGCCAACGCCGCGGAGAAGACGGCGTCAATGTCCCACCACTCAGCGTCCAACAGATCCTGAAGTCCAGGGACAAGAGTTAAAAACATCAGGTGACCAGCAAGGATGGTCCAGCAGGGCGAGACAGGCATTTCTCTCAGGGCTGATTCACACCTGAAAGTCTGCACCAAGAATGGAACTAGAATGTGACAAGTCTCTTTTCTGGACTTTTGAGCAATCGGACTTTCCCTGTAATTGTCTCTGATGTTGTCATGACAATGAGAGCACACCTCATGAATGAGGAACATCGAGGAGCTGAAAAGTCTAGATTTGGGAAGTAAGTCAAGACTTTTGTGACTGTGATTGGCTAAAGACAGATTGACTGGAGAATAGACCAATCAGAAGCAGCATTAGGCGGGTTTAAAGAGTTATTAATACTTAATTGTTTTAGTCCAGACAATGTGGATGCTCCAGAACCATAACCCCTAACCCAGAGGAGCATTCACACCTGGACTTTGGACCAAAACAAAGTTCTACAGTGTGAAAGCCCCTCAGCCTGGCCACCTCCTCTTAGAGACTTATTTGCCTTTTTTCCATCTTTCTTACTTcatagaaagttgtaaaaaataaagaaaaaacactaaatgagacaacgtgtccaaacttttgaccgaCAAACTTAGTGAACACTCGGTTCTGTCTAGCTCTGTTGGGTCCTGTCGGGTCCTGTCTGGTCCTGTTGAGCTCTATCGAGTCCTGGCGGGTTCTGTCAGGTTCTATCAGGTTCTATCTGGTTCCACACACCTTGCAGCTTTTCAGAGAGGCATTGACGTCCTCCATCTTGGTCTTCCTCTTCACGATGCTCTCTTTCAGGTCCTCGATCGTGTTCATGAGTTTTGCCTGTTGAAAGACGCCATGTtgaatatagaaataaaaataaaaacaaatacatttattttgagtacttttcaaaAACCTGCTCAAGTGTGAACAATCagagagaaatcagattacCATTTCCATAATCCGATTAccccagaaatcagattatgacCAGCTCTGACTGTGTTTACCTTCTTGTTGGTCCACTCGTCTTCTGTGGACACCACCCCCTGCTCTCCATACTccatacacaacacacagatgCACTTGTTCTGCTTTCTGCTGTACAGCTCCAGGGGGCGCCCATGAGTCAGACAAGCCCTTTGGTCCAAATCCTCCACCGGATCCACCAGTTTGTGCCCCTTCAACCTGGAAGTGAGCAACTGTGTCAAAACTGAACGAGGCAAAGGTACAGTAacaggtttagcagggagctaaCGGGCTGCTACACACCTGCCGTTAGCTGCGTGTGTTTGGAGGTGCTCGTCACAGTACGAGACGAGGCAGATCAGGCAGGACTTCGTGGCGGCCATCTTGGTGCAGATGTTGCAGGGTACTTGTCCTGGTCTCCCCCTGAACCTCCTCGGATCAcattcttcctcctccctctttttcctctcttcttcttgttgtctctcccgctctctcctctcctcctcctcctcctttctcctcttccacacctccatctcctctctcactctcctcctcatctcctcctcctttctcctcttccacacctctatctcctctctcactctcctcctcatctcctcctctctctccctcctcctcagctcctcctcttctctctctttctttatctcCTCTATCACATTCCTCAGTACGATGTTCACGTCAGGTGTTCTCTGTAAGTAGTTGTTGCACAGAGGACATGCTGAGGTGTTCAGTCTTAAGGCCCTGTCCAGACATCTTCTGCAGAAGGAGTGACCACAGCTGGTGGTGACCGGctccacaaacatctccatgcagatggAGCAGTTGAGCTGCCTCTCCAGAGGGTCAGCAGGAGGGGAAGGGGCAGTACTGGAAAAACTGGACGCCATGTCTGAAAAAGGAAAATTTAGTTTTAGTGAAGGCCTGTTTTCTGCACTAAACCAAAGAACGTCTGTGTGACCCTCAGTCGGTCAGGACTGATCCAGAGTGAAAGGAAATTCAACTctggacaaatgttttagactgaagacgtttggctgctcgtccaagctgcttcttcagttctggtcagatcactgctggacactccttatatctgtctgaaggaggagatcactacactgaaactttaaacagtttattgtttacagtttcagcctaaatgtgctAAATGTGCCTGCATTCAGCCCTAATGGCCCTAATGGCTCGgtttattgttctctttgtttgagaGATGAGTTTATGTGCTCCCGTTTAAGCCATGGCAACTGTCCTCCATcgtcatagcaattaagcaattcaaatcaaaatattctatctgtagaatggggaaaggtcctcgCCAGGTCCTCATAAAGTCCGTCAAATCAGGAAGATCTGTGGTGTTAAAcacgtccctctcaaataacatcacagtcacaaggtagctagcattagcattagcattagccaacagtttttcagtgagtcactctcacgtttttgtgtaaaatcaaactcctaaacaggaccatgagctcagACTGACCAGCGGGaacgacctcagggaaagaaggacctgatttgtctgtttttaatgttcagatcttgattcaTAAACAcaattgtgtgaaaaaaatatgtcatgtgtcaGTGGAgttggaagtgcgcccatgatcacttcctctttggaaAGCAGAGGTTAGCAgtttagccatgtccatttctataaacACTGTATGATGCAGACGTCCATCTATTTATGTTCATAAAAGATTTGTAATAGTTAAATATTGACATCTGCATGTGACCAACAAAACTGAGCTTTCaccaaacacacaagaacagaCAAGACAATCAGTGAAATCAGCCTGTACAGAGTGAAATCTGTACAGAGTGAAATCTGTACAGAGAGTGACATCGTCCTATACAGAGAGTGAAATCTGTGTGTACAGAGTGAAAtcggggcgacagtggctcagtggttgagtgttggtccccaaatcgaaggtcagaggatcgagtctcgctcggaccaagttctgtcattgtgtccttaggcaagacacttcacccacattgcctagtatgaaagtgttgtgtgtgtgtgtgaatgacaggtggaggtcagaggggccgatggcgcagattggcagcctcacttctgtcagtctgccccagggcagctgtggctacaatagtatctcaTCATCACcaagtgaaataaatgaataatgagtctagtgtagaggctttgacaagagcattacaagtgtaagacattattattaatattatgaaaTCAGCCTGTACAGAGTGAAATCAGTACAGAGAGTGAAACTGTCCTGAGTCCCGAGTCTATCTGagcatatacattatatatacacaaacatatatatatatatatatatatatatatatatatatatatatatatatatatatatatatacactcagTGGTTATTAAAGAAAAAGTTAGATAACTCTACTAAACATTTGTTgtagtataaaagtataaattgtGTCCAGACTGGACTGGTCACATgtccagacggtgtctctctcCTGCAGTGTGGACTTTACCcacatcattaaaataaactaaataaagatGTAACATGTAATAATAAATCCTTCTGTAATAAAAGCTGGTGTTCTTACCTTAAACTCTGCAGCTCAGACCTCAGACTCTGATCAGTTTCATTTCTGCTTAAACTCCTCCCTCCacaatcttttttctttttttattcactGTTGTGTCAAATGCAAATAATGAGTTTTGTTTTCCTCTTTAAGGCGTGTCCTGCCGAGATAAACCTGTTCTGTGTTGATGTGGTTAAATGCTCTGCCAACACAGACATTCTTTCatttatatcatatttaaaggtgcactgtgtaacttttcctgtcAGGTCTGCCACAAACACacccagagctgtgttttgtttcattcacacacgtttaacaaacaaacctgcagatttagaccgAGTTATTTTTCTctcgaactgaaaacactctgttccaccttgtgatgtcatcatgtggtgatacaggaagtgctccactgtgtttttaaactccacacaccttcatttatagaatcatttggatcatttcagtcctggagttgtctcttatctcgactgaactaaaggtaaaaggaggagttaacatgaaaactaccacttgatgacatcacaaggtggaactgagcattttgagctttggagatgtaacagactaataataaagtgactcaaacatgtgaatgagtTCCTTAAATGACTTCCTATAaaaatacccccccccccccccccccccaaaaaaaaacaaacccaaaaaacagAGACACCACTGTGTTTTACTCCATGTGTGACTTTATCtgacacaaacaaatcaaatactGAGTTTACTGTGTCACATGACCATcatccaatcacagagcagaatgagcctcactcTGGAGCTGCCAGATCCTTCGACTAAAACCAGACAGTGACATGTGACTGTAGAGGCGTGTTTCAGCCAGCAGGAGGCGCATGGTACACATATTACCCAACATGATCAAGTTTGCAAagatatgaaaacaaatgtaaattcATCCCGACACAATCacagtattttatatttaaaatattaaaaaataaattaaaaaatcacagttttaaaaattaaaaatggtttaaaaaaataaaaaataaataaataaaacttgatatgtTCATCCCTCTGTCAGAACGGAGCCATGAGCAGAAAactctggaaaaaaaagaaattattattattattaagtttatGAACGCAATAAACGCAGAAAAGCTCCAGGGTGCAGCTTTATCCGTGCGCTCTCACCTGGATAAAGTGCAGGCTGTGCTCCGTGCGCAGGAGCCGTTGGATTTGCTCGTGGCTCTTCTGGAGCTCGCACAGTTCGGCCTCCAGCTCCAGGAGGAGGTGTTTGTCCAGGACGTCTGCGGTGGCTCTGAGCTCCTCCACGCTCCTCAGCGTCTCCTGCATCGTCTGCGTCAGAGCGTTCTGTCTGCGCATCAGCTGCACCTGCACAAGCACACGACACGAGGGGTttagtacaacacacacacacacacacatacacacacacatacacacacacacccccacacacaccccacacacacacacacacacacacaccccacacacacacacacccacccccccccccacacacacacacacacacacacacactctctagGTTTattttaccactttctacattttaaaaacatcaaatatatgaagccaGAGACAAGGACTTatggaaaaaagtgaaatggctttttgaggatttgaataataataataaattttagatttgtttaacttttttatttactttttctttactacacacTTCCATATTATTTACTTCACATATCTGAAGTCTTCTGTgcgtgtataaaatgtaaaaagtgggaacaaaaagtgggaaaaaaaccaaaaaaaaaccaacaacacacagactgagggggcgtgtccaaacttctgattggtcatgtcattattattattattttaaaccacAGTGCTGATCTAAAAGTGTTAAACaggttcacttcctgtttggagcgcggcggtgGCGGCAGGTTAGCCCATCGTcccatctcttcctcctctgtcctgtaCCTTTCTTTTGGCGGCTTCCCTCTTCACGCTGACACTGCGGTGCCCCCAGTGGTCAGTCTGCACGCACACGGCGCAGATACACGTCCGGTCAGTCTTGCAGACCCGCTCCAGTCTCCTGCCGTGCACCgagcacagcgccccctccagGTTCTTCACCACGCCCACCAGCAGATGGCGCCCCAGCTCTGCGTCCTGGTAGTGCGGCCGTAGGTGCAGAGGGCAGAGCGAGCGCAGGCAGGTGACGCACGACCTCACGGCGGCGCGGGGGGCGGGGCAAAGGTCACATGGGACCTcaccaggacgaagaggagccagaggaaccGGGTCTTCATCACTGCAACAAGGAGAACAAGGAGAACAAGGAAAACAAGGAGAACAaggagaacaagaagaacaagacgAACAaggagaacaagaagaacaaggagaacaagaagaacaaggagAACAAGAACAAGGACAACAAGAACAAGGAGAACAAGAAGAATCATCACGACGGTCAAACATTTAGGTTTGACTTCACTTTATTTGATGTAGTATCTAAACAAggtgctcttcctcctcctcctcttcctccacattcagagctgtgtactgtctgctgTACTCACCTCCCccgtcctgctcctcctcctcctcctgctcctcctgctcctcctctgtgcagtATGTGGAGGTGTGGTCGTGTCCTGTAGTGGTTtttacacacaggacacacacactgaccctggACTCTCCAATAATCTCCAATACAACTGAGACAGAACACATGTCCACAGGGGGGCGCCACTGGACACGTGAAGTCCTCCAGACAGATGCAGCACAGCGGGCGCTCAGACATGGGTGCCCTGTGGGTGCTCTGCGGGTGCTCTTGCGGGTGCTCTGCGGGCGCTCTGTGGGCGCTCTGTGGGCGCTCTGTGGACGCTCTGTGGGCGCTCTGTGGACGCTCTGTGGGTGCTCTGTGGGCTCTCTGTGGGCTCTCTGTGGGCGCTCTGCGGGCGCTCTGTGGGCGCTCTGCGGGCTCTCTGTGGGTGCTCTCTGTGGGCACCaggcgaagttacaggtcagatctgtggagaggcaagcccacacagtaagaatgtccatttttgagcaataaaaacacctgttcaTGAATAA
Proteins encoded:
- the LOC117386320 gene encoding nuclear factor 7, ovary-like, which encodes MASSFSSTAPSPPADPLERQLNCSICMEMFVEPVTTSCGHSFCRRCLDRALRLNTSACPLCNNYLQRTPDVNIVLRNVIEEIKKEREEEELRRREREEEMRRRVREEIEVWKRRKEEEMRRRVREEMEVWKRRKEEEEERRERERQQEEERKKREEEECDPRRFRGRPGQVPCNICTKMAATKSCLICLVSYCDEHLQTHAANGRLKGHKLVDPVEDLDQRACLTHGRPLELYSRKQNKCICVLCMEYGEQGVVSTEDEWTNKKAKLMNTIEDLKESIVKRKTKMEDVNASLKSCKDLLDAEWWDIDAVFSAALAALEAAQANALRPVEERRQRLTQEATDLCETLQTEVTALEMTISELNHISAFEDHVLFLQKYPSVKEPGVKDWAAVELDTCINFGSLRKITAAAMEQIQGHLDKLTALELKRITEFAVDVTLDPNSSHKRLVLSKDQKEVIDGETEQEVSDDVKRFDVFGSILGSEGQDSGSRAYWEVQVGGKSGWDLGVALAKANRKGKLTLSPDEGYWAIVHYEGDKYAALTAPPVFVQLKHKPQKVGVFLDYDEGLLSFYNVMDKAHMYSFTEADFKGEVFPYFSPHVKNEGNTGALIISTLNSS